In the Parashewanella tropica genome, CGTCATTAGCCACATCAATTTGGCGCTTGAATTGTTTTGAGCTATTGGCATGACTAAAGTCGATCATCACTTTTTCTCGAGCTCCTGATGCTGCAAGAGCTGATAAAACTTGGTCGACGTCCTGTTTACTGTAGTTTGGCTGTTTTCCACCGCGTAAAATGACATGGCAGTATTCATTGCCTTTGGTCGATACAATGGCCGAATGACCAAACTTAGTCACCCCCATAAAATGGTGAGGGTGACTGGCTGAGCCAATGGCATCTGTGGCAATTTTAATATTACCGTCGGTACCGTTTTTAAAGCCAATTGGACAAGATAGTCCTGATGATAGCTCACGATGTACTTGTGATTCAGTGGTTCTTGCACCAATTGCGCCCCAGCTGATCAAGTCAGCAATATACTGAGGGCTGATCATATCTAAAAATTCAGTTGCCGTTGGCATGCCCATATGTGTCAGATCGAGCAATAACTTACGTCCAATTCGAAGGCCGTCATTTAAACAAAAGCTACCGTCCATATAGGGATCGTTAATCAATCCTTTCCACCCAATGGTTGTTCGTGGCTTTTCAAAGTACACCCGCATAACAATTTCAAGCTGATCTTTGAGCTCTTCTCGTAGTACATTGAGGTTCTTTGCGTATTCAAGTGCGGCTTTAGGATCATGGATGGAACAGGGGCCAACAACGACAAGTAGGCGGTCATCTTTACCATCAAGAATGTGTTCTATTTTCTCTCGTGTCGAACATACGGTTGTTCGGGCTTGCTCTGTAACTGAGTATTTCTCGTGTACAGCGATAGGAGGAAGCAGTTCCTCAACCTTATGGATGCGAATATCATCTGTTTGGGGAAGTTTATGGGCTTTTTGTTTTTCCATCTTGAGACTGACTCTGGTACAGCTATAAATTACGAATAAGATTATCTGTTTTATTTATTGAGTCAATTCGATAATTCGATGGTATTTGGGGTGAGCCGATTCGTTTTATGAAGAGATGAGAAATGGGCCATCGAATGAATGATAGCCCTTGGGGAGTTAAGCTTTGTCTTTTCTGGCTTTTACATCACCTGCCAGTTGGCGTAGTAGGATTTCTGTATCTTCCCAGCCTATACAACCATCAGTAATACTTTGACCATAAACAAGAGCTTGATTAGGTTTTAGATCTTGACGTCCTTCAACTAAATGACTTTCAATCATCACACCAAAAATTCCAGTATTACCATTACGGATTTGTTCCCCAACATCTTTGGCAACCTCAATCTGGCGTTTAAACTGTTTTGAGCTATTAGCGTGGCTAAAGTCAATCATCACTTTTTCACGTACGCCAGCACCTGAAAGCGCTGAAAGTACCTGATCCACATCTTGCTTGCTGTAGTTAGGTTGTTTACCGCCTCGAAGGATCACATGGCAATATTCATTTCCCTGAGTTTCAACAATGGCTGAATGACCGTATTTGGTTACGGAGAGAAAATGGTGAGATTGGCTCGCAGAACCAATTGCATCAGTCGCAATTTTGATATTGCCATCAGTACCATTTTTAAAACCAACTGGGCAAGATAGGCCAGAAGAAAGCTCACGATGCACTTGAGATTCGGTAGTGCGAGCGCCAATGGCCCCCCAACTGATCAGATCGGCTAAGTATTGCGGGGTGATCATATCCAAAAACTCTACAGCCGTTGGAACACCCATATTAGTAAGATCAAGTAATAGCTTACGTCCCATTCTTAACCCGTCATTTAAACGGAAGCTTTCGTCTAAGTAAGGATCATTGATAAGTCCTTTCCAGCCTACTGTCGTTCTGGGTTTTTCAAAGTAAACACGCATGACGATCTCTAGATCGCCCGCTAGTTCATCTCTAAGTATTTTGAGTTTTTCTGCATATTCCAAAGCCGCCTTAGGATCATGAATGGAGCAAGGTCCAACGATAACTAACAGTCGATCATCTTTATTGTCTAAGATGTTTTCAATGGCTTTTCTTGAGTTATATACAGTAGAGCAGGCCCTATCTGTGGCTCTGTGTCTTTCTAGTACTGCGACTGGTGGCAGTAACTCTTTGACTTGTTTGATCCGAATGTCATCGGTTTTGAACATTTTCCTTTCCTATTCTTTAAATACGCATTTAATTAAAACCAGATGTCACGCTCGGACATATTGGGGAATCTGTTAAATTATCGTTTTACAGAGTATTGTCAATCACTAAATGGACAAAAATAGTGAATTTATATGCATTTTATGCAGAAAAAAACCAGAGCTGTGACTCTGGTTTTAAAAGGAAATAGAAAATGTAAATTATTCGCTTAAATCAGCGCAAAAACGGTAACCTTCACCATGGATAGTTGCAATGATTTCCGGCGTATCAGGTGTACTTTCAAAATGCTTACGGATTCTACGAATCGTAACGTCTACGGTACGGTCATGTGGCTTAAGCTCACGACCAGTCATTTTGAGCAGCAAGTCAGCACGAGTTAAAATTCTGCCTGGGTTTTCAACAAAGTGAAGCATTGCTCTGAATTCGCTTCGAGGTAGCTTATATGAGTCACCTTGTGGGCTAACGAGTGAACGGCTGTTGATTTCCAGCGTCCAACCATTGAAGCGATATGCATCAACACTGCTCTTTTCTTCTGCTTCAGAGCCAACATTACTTACACGGGTAAGTAAGTTACGAGCTCGAATGGTAAGTTCACGTGGGTTGAATGGCTTAGTGATGTAGTCATCTGCACCGATTTCTAATCCTAGGATTTTATCAACTTCATTATCGCGGCCAGTAAGGAAAATCAGACCAATATTGTTGATTTCACGTAGCTCACGAGCCAGCAATAAACCATTTTTACCGGGCAGGTTGATGTCCATAACAACAAGGTTTACCTTATTGTCCTGCATTGCCTTATGCATTTCGGCGCCATCATTGGCTTCGCTTACTTCATACCCCTCAGCCTCAAAGATACTTCTTAAGGTGTTACGGGTAACAGCTTCATCTTCAACGATTAGAATGTGCGGATTTTGCATATTAATTACCTAAGTTTTATCAAATCTGTGCCAATATCAATCAGCATTGAAGTTTGATTTAACACTTCAATGCCTACTGTTAGAGGGTGTTCTACTAAATATATTCAGCCGTCTCGGTTGAACCACAAGTCCCTGAAGCGTCTTTACTGGGCAAATGTAAAAGCCATATTAAAGAGTCGCAAAGCATGTTTTTGATTCATTTCGTTAATGCATCAAAACGCGAACTGTACTGACTTCGATTAAAACAGCGGGTCTAAGTTCCTTGGCCGGAATGTTTATTTGAAGTTTCGATGTTAAAACAAATTAGATCAGTTATGTACAGGCGGTGTTAACCTGCTTAATCCTTTTGTCTAAATGTATCGAACTGTTTCCTACACAACGATATATGACAAAGCTAACGCTAACATTGTACTCGCAATCGGCATTTGTTAACAAATAAAATGTTAATAAATGGGAAGGGACACTTCTATATGCTGCAAATGTACTCATTTGTCATTGTTTTTTAACGATTTGTTTCTATATTTGTTTGGGCTTTTTTAGGCATTTATGAACGATAATTAATCTATTTTATTTCGGTTGCATTTGCTAAACTGTCGAGGATTTAAATTTTGCTAGGGGTGAACAAGGTTTAGATCAGGGTTGTGTTGTTCTTAAAGCGTAAAGTGCGAACATTATTTATTGGTTCTATTAATTTATAGAAAGGTGAAACTCATAGACTACAAGAGGGGTAGCTAGAGTTTGATTACATAAATGATGGTGTTTCGCTAAAAAGACGTTAAGAATGGTTCTACCTAAATGGAGTGGCTAAATGGACTGTTAATTTTAAGGACATAAGAGTTTACAAAATGAACCAGTCAATTGAAGAGTTGTTGAGAAACTATCAGTGTACACAGTTTCTATTAACTCAGCGCATTGCTAAACATTTGTCATTTGCCATTATAACGGCTTGTAATCCAAGAGGTGAGTTGCTTTCACAAAGTCAAAACCGTCATCTTGACAAGTTGTTACTTAATGAAATAGAACAGTTACACTGCCCTTACCGTGCTATCATGGGGGCGGCGAGTGATATGTCCCACTTTGAAAAAAGCTGGGCTGTTTTTATTGATAAATCACAAGCCGTTCGTCTAGGTGAACGATATGTGCAAAATGCAATTTTTTATGTGGAACAAGGGGAGCTTAGGTTGATCCCTATTTTGCTGAAAGCTGATGAAGTCAGCCTTGGTAACTTTCAGAATAGGATCAATTTAATCAATGACTTCCCTCCAGATGTAAGCAATGGAGAAAAGGTAAAATGCCCTTAGTGGTTGCAAAGTTTGGTGGAACTTCGGTTGCCAATTTTTCAGCAATGCAAAACTGCGCCAAAATTGTTGTAAATAATCCTGATATTCGAGTAGTAGTCGTAAGTGCGGCCAGCGGGGTAACAAACCGTTTAGTTGAACTGACTCAGCCGAGAGTAACAGACGAAGATAGAAGCCGTATTCGAAAAGAAATAATTGATATCCACAATGAGATCCTCTCTCATATTGATGCTCCAACTTCAGTCGTTGAAACTCTCGAAGCTAATCATCAGCGTATTGAGTTTTTAAGTGAAGCCCTAGTGTTAGATCGCAGTAAAATCATCATTGATGAGCTGCTTTCTCTTGGTGAGCAGTGCTCGTCGTTATTGTTTACTGAAGTGATGAAGCTTCATACACAACAAGCGGCGTTGTTTGATGTTAGAGATGTACTGGTTACCGATAGCCAATTTGGTAAAGCCAAACCAGATATTGAAGCTATCTCAGCTAAGGTTTCCTCGTTAATGGCACCAAAAGTTAGCGACCATGTATTTGTGACTCAAGGTTTTATTGGACGTGATTCTGAAGGAAGAACGACGACATTAGGTCGTGGCGGCAGTGATTTTTCTGCTGCGTTGTTAGCAGAAGCATTGGATTCGCACAGCCTTGAAATTTGGACTGACGTTGCGGGGATTTATACCACTGATCCACGTCTTGTAAAAACAGCTCGTCCGATAGCAGAAATCAGCTTTGATGAAGCGGCTGAGATGGCAACCTTTGGTGCAAAGGTACTTCACCCAGCTACGATTTTACCTGCCGTTCGACAAGATATTCAGGTGTTTGTTGGTTCAAGTAAAATGCCTGAAGCTGGTGGCACTTGGATCCGTAAAAATGCTAAGTCTCGCCCTTTATATAGAGCCGTAGCCATGCGCCGAGAGCAGACTTTGTTGAATTTATTCAGCTTAAACATGTTGCATGCTCAAGGCTTTTTAGCTGAAATTTTTGCCACTTTGGCTAAGCATAAAATCAGTGTTGATTTGATCACAACATCTGAGGTGAATGTATCATTAACCTTGGATAAGTTAGGATCTGAATCGGATGAAAAAGAGCTGTTATCTTCTGCATTGATGGATGACTTAGCGAAAAACTGTACGGTGGAAGTTGAAAAAGACTTAGCCTTGATTGCGGTTATTGGTAACGGTATTCCTAATCATGCTGGTGTTATGCGTAATGTATTTGAAGCATTGACTGATTTTAATGTCAGAATGACCAGCCAAGGTGCGAGTAAACATAATCTTTGTATCTTGGTTGATAAGACTGATGCGGATGATGTGGTTAAAGTGCTGCATCAAAAGTTGTTTGATAATGTAGCCTAATTTCTCCGCTCAAATAAATAAAAATGCCCTGAAAATTCAGGGCATTTTTGTATCCATTGCTTCAAAGTGTTTAGAACTTATAAGTACCTTTTACGTACCAATAGCCACCGTTAAATCCAAAAGGAGAGGTTTCAAAGTACTTAGCACCTAATGCTGATGTCGTTGTCTCTTCAGCCTCTTTATCCAATAGATTTTGTGCACCTACAGCCAGAGCAAAAGCATCGGTGAAGTTGTAATTTGCCTCAACATCAAGCGTAATCGCTGACGAAGCATCTTTTGAAAGTCCTAATGAATTGGCATGTACCGCGAAGTATTCACCAAAGTAGTTAGCTCTTGTAAATACACTTAGATCTTCCCAAGACTGAGACCAAGTAAAGGTCGCTCTATGCTTAGGTAATCCTTCCTCTAAACGTTTAACCTTAAAATCACCTGTAATGCTAGTGAATTTATCAACCTTCGTTTCATTCCAGTTATAGGCTAATGCAAAGGTAGTGTCACCCCCCATTAGGTTTGTTGAGTAGTTAGCAACTAAGTCGATACCTTGAGTTGTGGTATCAAAGTCATTACTAAAGAAACTAACATTGGTCAAACCTTCTACATTTGGAACGCCAGCATTCTTTAGTTTTACTTTTTGCTCATCGGTTAGCTTCTTAAAGTCAGATTGACTAATACGATCGTCCACTTGGATGTTGTAATAATCAACAGTCACAAACAAGTTGTGATTATTGTAGACAAGTCCGGCCGTGTAACTGAATGACTCTTCAGGGCTTAGCGGTTTTGCATTAAGTTCGACAGCGATTGGGTTTGTTGGTGGTAGCAGTGCGGAGTCAGATAATACACCGTTGGTCAAACGAGTTTGAACATTGGTAAAGTTTTGCTGACCAACTGTTGGTGCTCTAAAGCCGGTGTTCACAGAGCCACGTAGAGCAAACTGTTCACTTAACTGATAGTGACCCGCAATCTTATAGTTTGTGGTCGAGCCAAAGGTGCTGTAGTTCTCATAACGCAAGGCTACATCAAGTAAGAAGTCTGATGTAACAGGTAGGCTCAATTGAGTATAAATGGCTGAGTTTCTACTTGAAAACTCACCAGCGGCAGCAGGCTTATACCCAGGGAAACCATTTGAGCCAATGCTAAAGCCTTGGTCAAATAAAGGTCCGACTTTGAATGAGGCTTCATCGCCAGCAATCACTTTATACTCTTCTTTATGCCACTCATAACCGAAAGCAATACTCACATCATCGTTCAGTCCCCAATCTGAGTATTTAACGAAGTCAGCATTAAAGGTCCACTCGCTGTTGATCGCTTCACCTGGAGAAAAGTCTCTTGGACTATCTGGGCCTAATGAAGCATTAACCGTGTTGTAAATAAAGTATTTAGAACCGTTTTGACC is a window encoding:
- the aroG gene encoding 3-deoxy-7-phosphoheptulonate synthase AroG; protein product: MEKQKAHKLPQTDDIRIHKVEELLPPIAVHEKYSVTEQARTTVCSTREKIEHILDGKDDRLLVVVGPCSIHDPKAALEYAKNLNVLREELKDQLEIVMRVYFEKPRTTIGWKGLINDPYMDGSFCLNDGLRIGRKLLLDLTHMGMPTATEFLDMISPQYIADLISWGAIGARTTESQVHRELSSGLSCPIGFKNGTDGNIKIATDAIGSASHPHHFMGVTKFGHSAIVSTKGNEYCHVILRGGKQPNYSKQDVDQVLSALAASGAREKVMIDFSHANSSKQFKRQIDVANDVGEQIRNGNHGIFGVMIESHLIEGRQDFKADQPLTYGQSITDACIGWQDTEIVLRKLAEDIQVRRSNS
- a CDS encoding TonB-dependent receptor plug domain-containing protein encodes the protein MRKQNRTFTRSSLGVAVGLALSGLTYTNIATAEEVKAAGQESIEKIAVVGSRFAPRSSGDSPVPVDIIGGDELQKAGNTDMLELLKGTVPSLNVHANPISDAATLVRPMNLRGLSADSTLILLNGKRRHRSSVITLLGGGINDGAQGPDISVIPSIALKQVEVLRDGAAAQYGSDAIAGVVNFQLKDSADGGSLEVKHGEYYEGDGTSTQISGNIGMPLTEQGFVNLSFQYKNADATSRSVQRPDAAALKKAGLPVNNPAQIWGSPKIKDDLTIFANLGLELDEHSEAYLFGNHSERDVKGGFYFRNPTNRGGVYGGIVREVNGQKMYRPGDDQKALQELWDKAPATILVGSLEGRDKQLDCPLVQLNADGIPDPTALGQLEAAKCFAFNLTIPGGFTPNFGGNITDTSLTAGTKGEFQIDWLQGITYDFSGSFGQNGSKYFIYNTVNASLGPDSPRDFSPGEAINSEWTFNADFVKYSDWGLNDDVSIAFGYEWHKEEYKVIAGDEASFKVGPLFDQGFSIGSNGFPGYKPAAAGEFSSRNSAIYTQLSLPVTSDFLLDVALRYENYSTFGSTTNYKIAGHYQLSEQFALRGSVNTGFRAPTVGQQNFTNVQTRLTNGVLSDSALLPPTNPIAVELNAKPLSPEESFSYTAGLVYNNHNLFVTVDYYNIQVDDRISQSDFKKLTDEQKVKLKNAGVPNVEGLTNVSFFSNDFDTTTQGIDLVANYSTNLMGGDTTFALAYNWNETKVDKFTSITGDFKVKRLEEGLPKHRATFTWSQSWEDLSVFTRANYFGEYFAVHANSLGLSKDASSAITLDVEANYNFTDAFALAVGAQNLLDKEAEETTTSALGAKYFETSPFGFNGGYWYVKGTYKF
- a CDS encoding DUF3293 domain-containing protein; translated protein: MNQSIEELLRNYQCTQFLLTQRIAKHLSFAIITACNPRGELLSQSQNRHLDKLLLNEIEQLHCPYRAIMGAASDMSHFEKSWAVFIDKSQAVRLGERYVQNAIFYVEQGELRLIPILLKADEVSLGNFQNRINLINDFPPDVSNGEKVKCP
- the lysC gene encoding lysine-sensitive aspartokinase 3 — translated: MPLVVAKFGGTSVANFSAMQNCAKIVVNNPDIRVVVVSAASGVTNRLVELTQPRVTDEDRSRIRKEIIDIHNEILSHIDAPTSVVETLEANHQRIEFLSEALVLDRSKIIIDELLSLGEQCSSLLFTEVMKLHTQQAALFDVRDVLVTDSQFGKAKPDIEAISAKVSSLMAPKVSDHVFVTQGFIGRDSEGRTTTLGRGGSDFSAALLAEALDSHSLEIWTDVAGIYTTDPRLVKTARPIAEISFDEAAEMATFGAKVLHPATILPAVRQDIQVFVGSSKMPEAGGTWIRKNAKSRPLYRAVAMRREQTLLNLFSLNMLHAQGFLAEIFATLAKHKISVDLITTSEVNVSLTLDKLGSESDEKELLSSALMDDLAKNCTVEVEKDLALIAVIGNGIPNHAGVMRNVFEALTDFNVRMTSQGASKHNLCILVDKTDADDVVKVLHQKLFDNVA
- the arcA gene encoding two-component system response regulator ArcA, which gives rise to MQNPHILIVEDEAVTRNTLRSIFEAEGYEVSEANDGAEMHKAMQDNKVNLVVMDINLPGKNGLLLARELREINNIGLIFLTGRDNEVDKILGLEIGADDYITKPFNPRELTIRARNLLTRVSNVGSEAEEKSSVDAYRFNGWTLEINSRSLVSPQGDSYKLPRSEFRAMLHFVENPGRILTRADLLLKMTGRELKPHDRTVDVTIRRIRKHFESTPDTPEIIATIHGEGYRFCADLSE
- the aroG gene encoding 3-deoxy-7-phosphoheptulonate synthase AroG, producing the protein MFKTDDIRIKQVKELLPPVAVLERHRATDRACSTVYNSRKAIENILDNKDDRLLVIVGPCSIHDPKAALEYAEKLKILRDELAGDLEIVMRVYFEKPRTTVGWKGLINDPYLDESFRLNDGLRMGRKLLLDLTNMGVPTAVEFLDMITPQYLADLISWGAIGARTTESQVHRELSSGLSCPVGFKNGTDGNIKIATDAIGSASQSHHFLSVTKYGHSAIVETQGNEYCHVILRGGKQPNYSKQDVDQVLSALSGAGVREKVMIDFSHANSSKQFKRQIEVAKDVGEQIRNGNTGIFGVMIESHLVEGRQDLKPNQALVYGQSITDGCIGWEDTEILLRQLAGDVKARKDKA